In Oryza sativa Japonica Group chromosome 3, ASM3414082v1, one DNA window encodes the following:
- the LOC4332136 gene encoding probable receptor-like serine/threonine-protein kinase At4g34500, with amino-acid sequence MDATGPPPPPTAVGSDVDGGTGSGGARTTTFFGLSTSALVAAGAAALVLVVVLVAAGTARLCARRRRGAKHLSMSRVEHAPSSGSLRQASSSSAPKEKDHAEAGAGTGTGTSSSDVASSSAAASYLESPVRRKPERISCAAAMDMGWGRWYDLEELEAATGGFSEENVVGEGGYGTVYRGVLAGGEVVAVKNLLDHKGQAEKEFKVEVEAIGKVRHKHLVGLVGYCAEGPKRMLVYEFVENGNLEQWLHGDVGPVSPLTWDIRMKIAVGTAKGIAYLHEGLEPKVVHRDIKSSNILLDKKWNPKVSDFGMAKVLGSGSSYVTTRVMGTFGYVAPEYASTGMLNESSDIYSFGVLLMELISGKRPVDYSKSVGEVNLVEWFKGMVGSRRVEQLVDPRIEDPPGARALNRVLLVCLRCIDSDAHKRPKMGQIVHMLEGDEFPFRTEHRTPRATHRTSPNNTRPLLMSEKVGADDLDRSMWR; translated from the exons ATGGACGCCAccggaccaccgccgccgccgaccgcagTAGGCtccgacgtcgacggcggcaccggctccggcggcgcgaggacgacGACCTTCTTCGGACTGTCCACGTCCGccttggtggcggcgggggcggcagcgctggtcctcgtcgtcgtcctcgtggCGGCCGGCACCGCCAGGCtctgcgcgcggcggcggcggggcgcgaaGCACCTGTCGATGTCGCGCGTCGAGCACGCGCCCTCCTCCGGCTCGCTCCGccaggcgtcgtcgtcgtccgctccCAAGGAGAAGGACCACGCGGAGGCCGGGGCGggcaccggcaccggcacgAGCTCCTCCGACGTGGCCAGCTCGTCGGCCGCGGCCAGCTACCTGGAGTCGCCGGTGAGGCGGAAGCCGGAGAGGATCAGCTGCGCCGCGGCGATGGACATGGGCTGGGGGCGGTGGTACGACCTGGAGGAGCTggaggcggcgaccggcggcttCAGCGAGGAGAACGTGGTCGGCGAGGGAGGCTACGGCACAGTCTACCGCggcgtgctcgccggcggcgaggtggtcgctGTCAAGAACTTGCTCGATCACAA GGGTCAAGCAGAGAAGGAATTCAAGGTGGAGGTAGAGGCGATCGGCAAGGTGAGGCACAAGCATCTGGTTGGTCTCGTTGGTTACTGCGCGGAAGGGCCCAAACG GATGCTCGTGTACGAGTTCGTCGAGAACGGCAACCTGGAGCAGTGGCTGCACGGCGACGTTGGCCCGGTCAGCCCGCTGACATGGGACATTCGGATGAAGATCGCCGTCGGAACGGCCAAAGG AATAGCGTACCTGCACGAAGGCCTGGAGCCCAAAGTTGTGCACCGAGACATCAAGTCGAGCAACATCCTCCTGGACAAGAAGTGGAACCCCAAGGTatccgacttcgggatggccaaGGTGCTCGGCTCCGGATCCAGCTACGTGACCACCCGTGTCATGGGCACGTTCGG CTATGTCGCGCCTGAGTACGCTTCGACGGGCATGCTGAACGAGAGCAGCGACATCTACAGCTTCGGCGTGCTGCTGATGGAGCTCATCTCCGGGAAGAGACCCGTGGACTACAGCAAGTCTGTCGGCGAG GTGAACTTGGTGGAGTGGTTCAAGGGGATGGTGGGGAGCAGGCGGGTGGAGCAGCTGGTCGACCCGCGGATCGAGGATCCGCCGGGGGCGAGGGCGCTGAACAGGGTGCTGCTGGTGTGCCTCCGTTGCATCGACTCCGACGCGCACAAGCGGCCCAAGATGGGGCAGATCGTGCACATGCTCGAAGGCGACGAGTTCCCCTTCCGCACG GAGCACCGGACGCCGAGGGCGACGCACCGGACGTCGCCAAACAACACGCGGCCGTTGCTCATGTCGGAGAAGGTCGGAGCCGATGATTTGGACAGGTCGATGtggcgatga